Within Bradymonas sediminis, the genomic segment AAAAGAAGCCCAAAGCGGCGCGCACAAATCAAAAAATGCGCGCGCTCGTCGAAGAGTTGCACGCCCGGCGCGAAGACGCCCTGCAAATGGGCGGAGAGCGCCGCGTCGCGCGCCAGCACGCCAAGGGGAAGTTGGATGTGCGCCAGCGCATCGACTATCTCTTTGACCCCGGCACCTTCGTCGAGTTCGGCCAACATGCGTTCTTCCACTCGAATGGCACGCCCGTGGCGGCCGATAATATCCGCACCCCGGGCGACGGCATGGTCAGCGGATGGGGTGAGATAAACGGGCGCATCGCGGTCTGCGCGGCTTATGATTTTACGGTGCTTGGCGGGTCGATTGGCGATATCAACGAGCGAAAAGTCACGCGGTGTCGGGAGTTCGCGCTCAAAAATCGCGTGCCGATGATCTGGTTGATCGACTCGGCCGGCGCGCGGGTGCACGGCGGCTCGGGCATCGACTTCGAGCAGATCACCCTCTTTAGCGGGTCGGGCTACCTTTTTCGCGAGCAGGTCGCGATGTCCGGGGTCGTCCCCCAGGTCGCCGCGATGCTCGGCCCCGGCGCCGCGGGTACCGCCTATATCCCGGGGCTCGCCGACTATGTGCCGATGGTCGACGGCACGAGCTTTATGGCGCTCGGCGGCCCGCCGTTGGTCAAAGCAGCGGTTGGAGAAGACGTCGAAGAGCAGGACTTAGGCGGCGCAAAGATCCACAATAAATTCTCGGGGGTCGCCGATCAGAGCTTTGAGAGCGACGAGGCATGTCTGGACTCCATCAAGCAATACTTGAGCTATCTCCCGCAAAACTGTGAAGCAAAGCCTCAAGAAATACCGCACCAACCCTCCCCTGAACGCGCGCCAGGCGGCGCCACCCGCGAGAATCTCCTAGACGTGCTGCCCGAGAGCAGTCGCCGCGGCTACGATATGAAGAAGCTCTTAGGCTATATCGTGGACGACGGCGAACTCTTTGAGATGAAGCCCCAATTCGCCCGTCAAATCGTGACTGCGTTTGCGCGCATCGACGGCAAATCCGTGGGCATCGTCGCCAGCAACCCGGGCGGCGCGATGGGCGGCGCGCTCGACAATGACTCGGCCGACAAGGCCGCGCGCTTCGTCAATTTATGCGACTCCTTTAATATCCCGCTCATCTTTTTCCAGGACGTCCCCGGATTTATGGTGGGCAGTCGGGTCGAAAAGGCCGGCATCATCCGCCACGGCGCGAAGATGCTCTACGAGGTCTCGCGCGCGACGGTCCCCAAGATCACGGTCATTGTCCGCAAGGCCTACGGCGCCGGCTATTATGTGATGTGCGGGCGAGCCTATGAGCCCGACTTAATCGTCGCCTGGCCGACCGCCGAAATCAGCGTGATGGGACCGGCGGGGATGGTCGAGATCTTTGC encodes:
- a CDS encoding acyl-CoA carboxylase subunit beta — its product is MSDSKKTAKPKSSSKKKPKAARTNQKMRALVEELHARREDALQMGGERRVARQHAKGKLDVRQRIDYLFDPGTFVEFGQHAFFHSNGTPVAADNIRTPGDGMVSGWGEINGRIAVCAAYDFTVLGGSIGDINERKVTRCREFALKNRVPMIWLIDSAGARVHGGSGIDFEQITLFSGSGYLFREQVAMSGVVPQVAAMLGPGAAGTAYIPGLADYVPMVDGTSFMALGGPPLVKAAVGEDVEEQDLGGAKIHNKFSGVADQSFESDEACLDSIKQYLSYLPQNCEAKPQEIPHQPSPERAPGGATRENLLDVLPESSRRGYDMKKLLGYIVDDGELFEMKPQFARQIVTAFARIDGKSVGIVASNPGGAMGGALDNDSADKAARFVNLCDSFNIPLIFFQDVPGFMVGSRVEKAGIIRHGAKMLYEVSRATVPKITVIVRKAYGAGYYVMCGRAYEPDLIVAWPTAEISVMGPAGMVEIFARSMGRDATLDQTVVDAQKKQMIAMIEPHIDIYKVAGRALIDEVIDPRETRDYIVSALKLSANKKVERPWRKSGVRPV